One genomic region from Candida albicans SC5314 chromosome 6, complete sequence encodes:
- the HET1 gene encoding Het1p (Putative sphingolipid transfer protein; involved in localization of glucosylceramide which is important for virulence; Spider biofilm repressed), translated as MSTFFDEMSKSFADVKVSDGKIDTADFLQASESLVKLFDLLGSSAFTVVKSDMTGNITKIRNKLLEDPANSATLQDLVLTEAKTKTKTATQGLLWLSRGLQFTAQAMRETVDAPGKELTVTFTDAYTKTLSKFHGMLVKPVFKLAMKACPYRKDFFEKLGADQTKVAEQLQKWLEALEGIVKIIMDFFASGNYGKGL; from the coding sequence ATGTCTACGTTTTTTGATGAAATGAGCAAATCGTTTGCTGACGTCAAGGTCAGTGACGGTAAGATTGATACTGCTGACTTTTTACAAGCATCTGAGTCGTTGGTTAAGTTGTTTGATCTTTTAGGGTCGTCTGCATTTACTGTGGTCAAGTCAGATATGACGGGAAACATTACGAAGATACGTAACAAGTTATTAGAAGATCCAGCCAACTCCGCCACTTTACAGGATTTGGTGCTTACTGAAGCCAAGACCAAGACCAAAACTGCCACGCAAGgtttgttgtggttgtcTCGTGGGTTGCAATTTACAGCACAAGCTATGAGAGAGACAGTTGATGCTCCTGGTAAGGAATTGACCGTTACATTCACTGATGCATACACCAAGACGTTGTCTAAGTTCCATGGTATGTTGGTCAAGCCAGTTTTCAAGTTGGCGATGAAGGCGTGTCCATATAGAAAGGActtttttgaaaagttgGGTGCTGATCAAACTAAGGTTGCTGAGCAATTACAAAAGTGGTTAGAGGCATTAGAAGGTATTGTTAAGATTATTATGGACTTTTTTGCATCTGGAAACTATGGTAAGGGTTTATAG
- the HPA2 gene encoding D-amino-acid N-acetyltransferase (Ortholog(s) have D-amino-acid N-acetyltransferase activity, role in D-amino acid metabolic process, cellular detoxification of nitrogen compound and cytosol, nucleus localization), whose protein sequence is MSVTIRPIEEKDKPEWLHLWTGKGGYIEFYNSLDKITPEISDTTFARFLDANEPVYSVVAVDDSGKIIGFANYLTHRNTWTVEDALYLNDLFVSSESRLHGVGRKLIEYIYGEADRLKCKKCYWSTQFENHRAQLLYTKVGVKSGFLLYRRP, encoded by the coding sequence ATGTCAGTTACAATCAGACCAATTGAAGAGAAGGATAAGCCGGAGTGGTTGCACTTGTGGACGGGAAAAGGCGGGTATATTGAGTTTTACAATTCGCTCGACAAAATCACACCTGAAATTTCAGATACAACTTTTGCCAGATTTTTGGACGCCAACGAGCCCGTATActctgttgttgctgttgacGATTCGGGTAAGATCATTGGGTTTGCCAATTACTTGACACACAGAAATACATGGACTGTTGAAGATGCACTTTATCTCaatgatttgtttgttaGTTCCGAGAGCAGATTGCATGGTGTTGGAAGAAAGTTGATTGAGTATATCTATGGCGAAGCCGATAGATTAAAGTGTAAGAAATGTTACTGGAGCacccaatttgaaaaccaCCGTGCCCAGTTGTTGTACACCAAAGTAGGTGTTAAGAGTGGGTTTTTATTATATAGAAGACCCTGA
- a CDS encoding uncharacterized protein (Ortholog of C. dubliniensis CD36 : Cd36_60130, C. parapsilosis CDC317 : CPAR2_603380, Candida tenuis NRRL Y-1498 : CANTEDRAFT_94402 and Debaryomyces hansenii CBS767 : DEHA2G06556g) — MSFTFLLSPTMSAPDEIELDFNDIIPAELPQSRISLPPDYSSTNHITNELFQVTRDKNRHPKRLNNDKIQKMIRDLEETDYELDDVVRTRVFKGRLKNRHSFSQVRSDLNEYFDENKENRDKPSKVTKKKSPVPILQPITNSSKPKRVCLPKHTVLRPRKPALKQDGATTIFLMESSSGLVNDATKYATELNSSQCEDFPLPEHENEVVQIPTNEDDNPKMAIIRMFKTKRVGSEQENGVQVVSQTAPTKKTVKWATNLEW; from the coding sequence ATGTCCTttacttttcttctttcacCAACCATGTCAGCACCCGACGAGATTGAATTAGATTTTAATGATATAATACCAGCAGAGCTTCCGCAGAGCAGGATATCGTTGCCTCCAGACTATAGCAGCACCAATCATATTACGAACGAATTGTTCCAGGTGACCAGAGATAAGAACCGCCATCCTAAACGGTTGAACAACGATAAGATCCAGAAAATGATTCGGGACCTAGAGGAAACAGATTACGAGCTAGATGATGTGGTGAGGACGAGAGTGTTTAAAGGGAGACTAAAAAACCGACACAGCTTTAGCCAAGTGCGTTCTGACTTGAATGAGTACTTTGatgaaaacaaagagaATCGGGATAAGCCGTCGAAAGttacaaagaaaaagtcGCCGGTGCCCATACTACAGCCAATCACCAATAGTTCCAAACCCAAACGAGTGTGTTTGCCGAAACACACGGTGCTACGTCCACGGAAACCTGCGCTCAAACAAGATGGGGCCACTACGATATTTCTTATGGAGTCGCTGTCGGGACTAGTTAATGATGCGACCAAGTATGCTACTGAGCTCAATAGTTCGCAGTGTGAGGACTTTCCACTACCGGAACACGAGAATGAAGTGGTGCAGATTCCGACcaatgaagatgataacCCGAAAATGGCGATTATCAGGATGTTCAAGACCAAGAGGGTTGGGAGCGAGCAGGAGAATGGGGTGCAGGTAGTTTCACAGACGGCACCCACCAAAAAGACAGTTAAATGGGCCACGAATTTAGAATGGTAA
- a CDS encoding uncharacterized protein (Ortholog(s) have mitochondrion localization) — MKPPPNSLQEYLYRLLIESPGFNNWVRKVHARINRIPYQEFPDASKLTEFDIHDFKPTRWQKANAFRRIWLQETKQTFRFW, encoded by the coding sequence ATGAAACCTCCACCAAACTCACTCCAAGAATACTTGTACAGACTCCTCATCGAATCACCAGGATTCAACAACTGGGTACGCAAAGTTCACGCCCGAATCAATCGTATACCCTACCAGGAATTCCCTGACGCTTCCAAACTCACCGAGTTCGATATCCACGACTTTAAACCCACTCGATGGCAAAAAGCTAATGCGTTCAGAAGAATATGGCTACAAGAAACGAAACAAACATTTAGGTTTTggtaa
- a CDS encoding uncharacterized protein (Protein of unknown function; opaque-specific transcript; fluconazole-repressed; induced in cyr1 mutant and in oralpharyngeal candidasis; Spider biofilm induced), translated as MKFLLLLLAGVAIAESSVEVAPSEVVPSVEVVPSVVPVEAVSDLQIKASVASPAASPTAATTSGSLFGDLVDGLFGGAQNSSAIATPTTTATAAQSTGGFLDGLFGGSNTVANSTGSSDGSLSDLFDEWFGPSNYTKTAGAPSSSTGSILDGLFDDLFGDSGSNSVSTNTGSTSSSGSWIDDLLNEFLAPSNSSDSTAPSFDGGDLLNDILGIGENLAEDLFSNIDGKSILTGVLGFAGEIFDDLFSSFGSSSGGFLSSLLNSIFGDSGSSSSSSSSSVPSTSISDIVSDVFTSLFGGILGGSSGYTGSTSKVCTLKKRSLEKKEIRKLVRKSVNKVIARRQQAIAEKKQANAKRESVVLA; from the coding sequence atgaaatttttattattattattggcCGGTGTTGCCATTGCTGAATCAAGTGTTGAAGTTGCCCCAAGTGAAGTTGTCCCAAGTGTTGAAGTTGTCCCTAGTGTTGTCCCAGTTGAAGCTGTTTCTGACTTACAAATAAAAGCCAGTGTAGCCAGTCCTGCTGCTAGTCCTACTGCTGCCACAACTTCTGGCTCATTATTTGGAGACTTGGTAGATGGTCTTTTTGGTGGTGCCCAAAACTCAAGTGCGATAGCTACTCCAACCACCACTGCTACTGCTGCACAAAGTACAGGTGGGTTCTTAGATGGTTTATTTGGTGGAAGCAATACTGTTGCCAACTCTACTGGCTCTTCTGATGGAAGTTTGtctgatttatttgatgaatgGTTTGGTCCATCTAACTATACCAAAACTGCAGGCGCTCCATCTTCATCTACAGGTTCGATTTTAGATGGTTTATTTGACGATTTGTTTGGCGATTCAGGGTCAAACAGTGTGTCAACAAACACGGGCTCAACCTCTTCTAGTGGCAGTTGGATTGATGATCTTTTGAACGAATTCTTGGCTCCTTCGAACAGTTCTGATTCCACTGCTCCATCATTTGACGGTGGTGACCTTTTGAATGATATTTTGGGTATTGGTGAAAACTTGGCTGAAGATTTGTTTTCCAATATTGATGGTAAGAGTATTTTGACGGGTGTTTTAGGTTTTGCTGGCGAAATTTTCGATGATTTGTTTAGCTCGTTTGGGTCTTCTAGTGGTGGGTTTTTGAGTTCATtgttgaattcaatttttggtGACTCTGgctcttcttcttcttcttcttcttcctccgTGCCATCTACATCGATTTCTGATATAGTTTCTGATGTTTTTACATCACTTTTCGGTGGTATTCTTGGTGGGTCAAGTGGGTACACTGGATCTACAAGCAAAGTTTGTACTTTGAAAAAGAGATCTCTTGAGAAGAAGGAAATCAGAAAGCTTGTTAGAAAGAGTGTAAACAAAGTAATTGCCAGAAGACAACAAGCCATTGctgaaaagaaacaagCCAATGCCAAAAGAGAGTCCGTAGTTTTAGCCTAA
- a CDS encoding uncharacterized protein (Putative protein of the mitochondrial intermembrane space; predicted role in acetate utilization and gluconeogenesis; Spider biofilm repressed) — MHPSVVRLVKPRRPERITSPILPPLPLYRAILRAHHRKLPQELRYLGDQYVKKEFKDHKKIDNPLHIVGFLTEWQDYLKQIDGGSWSHGKLSKDDLDKMSPEQIGQLHELMEATKKIGEESI; from the coding sequence ATGCACCCATCAGTTGTTAGACTTGTGAAACCACGTCGTCCAGAGAGAATCACCTCCCCTATACTCCCACCGCTCCCATTATACCGTGCAATCTTACGTGCCCACCACCGCAAGTTGCCCCAAGAGTTGCGGTACTTGGGCGACCAGTATGTGAAAAAGGAGTTCAAAGACCATAAAAAGATCGACAACCCCCTCCACATCGTCGGCTTCTTAACCGAATGGCAAGACTACTTGAAACAGATCGACGGCGGGTCTTGGCTGCACGGAAAGTTGAGTAAAGATGATCTCGACAAAATGTCGCCTGAACAAATCGGACAGCTACACGAATTGATGGAAGCAACAAAGAAAATCGGTGAAGAAAGTATATAG
- the ARD gene encoding Ardp (D-arabitol dehydrogenase, NAD-dependent (ArDH); enzyme of D-arabitol and D-arabinose catabolism; D-arabitol is a marker for active infection in humans; rat catheter and Spider biofilm induced), protein MDSAYWSYDNIVPSFRLDGKLVILTGGSGGLAAVVSRALLAKGADVALVDMNLERTQQAARDVLQWGEEQMKGKYESPIGQVSAWSCNIGDAEAVDLTFKAINEHHGKISSVLVNTAGYAENFPAEEYPAKNAENLMKVNGLGSFYVSQAFARPLIQNNMTGSIILIGSMSGTIVNDPQPQCMYNMSKTGVIHLARSLACEWAKYNIRVNTLSPGYILTPLTRNVISGHTEMKTEWESKIPMKRMAEPKEFVGSILYLASESASSYTTGHNLVVDGGYECW, encoded by the coding sequence ATGGATTCCGCATACTGGTCATACGATAACATAGTCCCAAGCTTCCGTTTGGATGGAAAACTAGTCATATTAACCGGTGGCTCTGGTGGTTTGGCTGCCGTGGTATCAAGAGCTTTATTAGCCAAAGGTGCCGATGTTGCATTAGTCGATATGAACTTGGAAAGAACACAACAAGCTGCTAGAGACGTCTTACAATGGGGCGAAGAGCAAATGAAAGGTAAATACGAATCACCAATCGGTCAGGTGAGTGCTTGGTCATGTAATATTGGCGATGCTGAAGCTGTCGACTTGACATTCAAAGCCATCAACGAACACCACGGCAAAATCTCAAGTGTCTTGGTCAACACTGCCGGTTACGCTGAAAACTTCCCAGCTGAAGAGTACCCAGCCAAGAACGCTGAAAACCTTATGAAAGTTAACGGGTTGGGGTCATTCTACGTTTCCCAAGCTTTTGCTAGACCATTAATCCAAAACAACATGACCGGATCGATCATTTTGATCGGGTCAATGTCCGGTACCATCGTCAACGACCCACAACCACAATGCATGTACAACATGTCCAAAACCGGTGTCATTCATTTAGCCAGATCATTGGCCTGTGAATGGGCTAAATACAATATCAGAGTCAACACATTGTCGCCAGGGTACATCTTAACCCCATTGACAAGAAACGTTATTAGTGGACACACCGAAATGAAGACAGAATGGGAATCAAAGATCCCAATGAAGAGAATGGCAGAACCAAAAGAGTTTGTTGGTTCTATCTTATACTTGGCCTCAGAATCTGCTTCATCATACACTACTGGTCACAACTTGGTCGTTGACGGGGGTTACGAGTGCTGGTAA
- a CDS encoding mRNA-binding ubiquitin-specific protease (Ortholog(s) have mRNA binding, ubiquitin-specific protease activity and role in protein deubiquitination, regulation of ER to Golgi vesicle-mediated transport, regulation of response to osmotic stress, ribophagy), translating to MTSSSSNSGSSRFRGDAASFSPSQYPNYHQQQFHPQQYMAQQIPAQQQFYYQFPQTYPMMMNQMYPVFPYPPDPFFQQQQQQQQQQQQQQQFVMQPQYIYHPPPKPPKTNKPPKVNGSAPPPKIELVDLPLYINTSKTEFLQRYSITQESRSIDELQRANTLEEYNENTNRLIISTNVMKIIDENDHKTTITNGQPEEPKPAAKAVAPPVPISNWASFLQSTAPPTPKKIAKPKPPPTPPTPVQAVTPVPQFDMSNESAQPLGTLLLKIMFDSNYSVFSSLPTFDIKPRGLTNTGNICYMNSILQILIHCEPFNRLLKLIETKSIGSLGPSSTPLLDATIIFFNQFQENVKGAISPESFYASLTKLDKFSHLKWGQQEDAEEFLGYYLDGLNEEFLGAIKQLNTPQIDSLIQVYAQDHDAEATAKFKFNVKSTIKRIKNDAEADDGEWNQVNKKKNSTTTKIEIDPTPLNMIFGGEFKSVVTIPKQSSSFQKSITLDPFQHVQLDVSSADTIEDAIKHLNESESISYTNNNKEIQVKKQTFIEKLPNVLIIHLKRFSYLKDQEIGVEKLRKKVDYNHDLIIPKEVMARDTGMPIKYQLVSVVYHHGSSADAGHYTSDIYNAGQWWRIDDTAVKQIQNEEVLNAGTEENIKNAYILLYRRI from the coding sequence ATgacatcttcatcatcaaactCAGGGTCACTGCGCTTTCGTGGAGACGCAGCTAGCTTTTCACCTAGCCAATACCCAAACTACCACCAGCAACAGTTTCACCCACAACAATATATGGCACAGCAGATTCCTGCACAACAACAGTTTTACTATCAGTTTCCTCAGACATATCCCATGATGATGAATCAGATGTATCCGGTGTTTCCCTATCCGCCAGATCccttttttcaacaacaacaacaacaacaacagcaacaacaacagcaacaacaatttgtaATGCAGCCGCAGTATATCTATCATCCACCGCCAAAACCTCCCAAAACTAATAAACCACCAAAAGTGAATGGCAGtgcaccaccaccaaaaatcGAATTAGTGGATCTCCCCTTGTACATTAATACTTCGAAAACCGAATTTCTTCAAAGATACAGCATAACCCAAGAGTCACGTTCTATAGACGAGCTTCAACGAGCCAATACATTAGAGGAATACAACGAAAACACTAATAGATTAATTATCAGCACTAATGTCatgaaaataatagatGAAAATGATCACAAAACTACCATTACAAATGGACAACCCGAAGAACCCAAACCCGCTGCCAAAGCTGTAGCACCACCTGTGCCTATTAGTAATTGGGCCAGTTTCCTTCAATCAACTGCACCACCAACCCCAAAAAAGATAGCTAAACCcaaaccaccaccaactcCTCCAACCCCAGTCCAGGCAGTAACACCAGTTCCGCAATTTGATATGAGCAACGAATCTGCACAGCCTTTGGGGACATTATTGCTCAAAATCATGTTTGATAGCAACTACTCTGTTTTCAGCAGCTTGCCAACATTTGATATAAAACCTAGAGGATTGACTAACACCGGCAACATTTGTTATATGAATTCTATATTACAGATTTTGATCCACTGTGAGCCATTCAATAGATTGCTAAAACTTATAGAGACCAAGTCCATAGGAAGTTTGGGCCCATCTTCGACGCCATTACTAGATGCCAccataatttttttcaatcagTTTCAAGAGAATGTTAAGGGCGCTATTCTGCCCGAAAGTTTCTATGCCAGCTTGACCAAGCTTGACAAGTTTTCACATTTGAAATGGGGACAACAGGAGGATGCCGAAGAGTTTTTGGGGTACTACCTTGATGGACTTAATGAAGAGTTTTTAGGGGCtatcaaacaattgaacACGCCCCAAATCGATTCCTTGATACAGGTATATGCACAAGACCACGATGCTGAAGCCACTGCCAAGTTCAAGTTTAATGTCAAATCTACTATCAAGAGAATCAAGAACGATGCTGAGGCCGACGACGGCGAATGGAACCAGGtgaataagaaaaagaatagcacaaccaccaaaatAGAAATCGACCCGACCCCGCTAAATATGATTTTTGGCGGTGAGTTCAAGTCCGTGGTTACTATACCCAAACAATCGTCGTCGTTCCAGAAATCCATAACGCTAGACCCTTTCCAACACGTGCAGTTGGATGTATCGTCAGCAGACACTATTGAAGATGCAATCAAGCATTTGAATGAGTCGGAAAGCATAAGTTatacaaacaacaataaagagATCCAAGTGAAGAAGCAGACGtttattgaaaagttgCCTAATGTATTGATAATACATCTAAAACGATTCAGTTACTTGAAAGACCAGGAGATTGGGGTGGAGAAGTTGAGGAAGAAAGTGGATTATAACCACGATTTAATAATACCGAAAGAGGTAATGGCAAGGGATACGGGGATGCCGATCAAATACCAGTTGGTGTCGGTTGTTTACCACCACGGAAGTAGTGCAGATGCTGGACATTATACCAGTGACATATACAATGCAGGCCAATGGTGGAGAATAGATGATACTGCTGTGAAGCAGATACAGAATGAAGAGGTTTTGAATGCTGGCACAGAGGAGAATATAAAGAATGCGTATATATTATTGTATAGGAGAATCTAA
- the PGA48 gene encoding Pga48p (Putative GPI-anchored adhesin-like protein; similar to S. cerevisiae Spi1p, which is induced at stationary phase; transcript induced in high iron; flow model biofilm induced; Spider biofilm repressed) — MFKFVIYLFTFIAFANANYTTWSLVTDYTTYCPQSTEITVNNSIITITGPTTLTITGECTLDYVATVEAAPSSIPSNVTVIESNGASKLNLRSLAGAGLVAAIFIAFI; from the coding sequence ATGTTTAAATTCGTTATCTACTTGTTCACCTTTATTGCTTTTGCTAACGCCAACTACACCACATGGTCTTTAGTCACAGACTATACCACCTACTGTCCACAGTCTACTGAAATCACTGTCAACAACTCAATAATCACCATAACCGGCCCAACAACCTTGACAATAACCGGCGAGTGTACTCTCGATTATGTTGCTACAGTAGAGGCAGCACCTTCGTCTATTCCCTCAAATGTCACAGTCATAGAGTCTAATGGTGCCAGCAAATTAAACCTAAGGAGTTTAGCCGGTGCTGGCCTTGTCGCTGCTATCTTTATTGCTTTTATTTAG
- the VID27 gene encoding Vid27p (Protein similar to S. cerevisiae Vid27p; transposon mutation affects filamentous growth; mutation confers hypersensitivity to toxic ergosterol analog; fungal-specific (no human or murine homolog)), giving the protein MNFIKKFIGTTTTDEVASIPSGKLYLTRSKQSPKGAIECLYNDAFASIKKTTSPYYYQLCITKVYQEGEADFNRFDDSEEEYDGEESAPTNDTRRQSKDEWIFPIADELKIHVCEKEDGSRAIAWKDVNGDLGDKFEFVIDEEVRGSEVEAFGMTIYKCLFENKYQTSYAKVNDPNQLKEFIYNPKGELLTFDELKDLNDLEEYETDEYEDCETLPIDAPKGETKYASTDVDLHLYDTRTGTFILHLAKPDFELKLIDLGNWEYTLYIHGETTRINTTLSKNMNPTFNYQHLSFIFNDYTVDEGGINACSWLVKFPDYNDMSKFQTVFLGLMYETLNRRKWGETEEHDYFVDAFSRVSIGDAKDLESEEEEESEEENEGDGPVKWETEKNEKNSSLTVGYAKDRSYVVRGDKIGVFSEDDAGQLNFQTAIINVADLKGKHFSPEKMLLHQQDQYMIISNPQFDDKALYKMDLTRGKIVEEWEVSKDVPVKSYAPTSKFAQLTDEQTLTGISSNGLFTIDPRLSGTKLVNDKTYKAYKTTNNQFQTLATTDKGYIALGSGKGDIRLFDRLGANAKTALPSLGDPIIGIDVSKDGRWLLATCKTYLLLIDNKISDGQKNAGKLGFTNYFDKDKKPTPRRLALKPEHEAYMVRENGGKQLSFTPAYFNTGRDSKETTIVTSLGKYVVTWSMGKVLLDKENPYLVKRYTQNVIADNFKFGSNNEVIMALQDDVSMVSRRSLANPKNVFK; this is encoded by the coding sequence ATGAATTTTATCAAGAAGTTTATTGGGACGACTACTACCGATGAGGTTGCGCTGATTCCGTCAGGAAAGCTTTATCTCACACGTTCAAAACAATCCCCAAAGGGGGCAATTGAGTGTCTCTACAATGATGCGTTTGCGTCAATCAAAAAGACGACCAGCCCATACTACTATCAATTGTGTATCACCAAAGTTTACCAAGAGGGCGAAGCTGATTTCAATAGATTTGATGATTCAGAAGAGGAGTATGATGGGGAGGAGCTGGCACCTACAAACGATACCAGACGCCAATCTAAAGACGAGTGGATTTTCCCCATTGCCGATGAATTGAAGATTCATGTTTGTGAGAAGGAAGATGGGTCGAGAGCTATTGCATGGAAGGATGTGAATGGCGATTTGGGCGATAAGTTTGAGTTTGTTATTGATGAGGAGGTGAGGGGTAGTGAAGTTGAAGCATTTGGGATGACCATCTACAAGTgtttatttgaaaacaagTACCAAACAAGCTATGCAAAGGTGAATGACCCCAATCAATTGAAGGAGTTTATCTATAATCCCAAGGGAGAGTTGTTGACGTTTGATGAACTAAAGGATTTGAATGATTTAGAGGAGTATGAGACAGATGAGTATGAGGATTGTGAGACCTTGCCAATTGACGCGCCAAAGGGAGAAACCAAGTATGCTAGCACTGATGTTGACTTGCATTTGTATGATACCAGGACAGGAACATTTATTTTACACCTTGCCAAGCCAGATTTTGAGTTGAAGTTGATAGATTTGGGCAATTGGGAATATACACTTTACATCCATGGCGAGACTACACGGATCAACACTACGTTGAGCAAGAATATGAACCCCACCTTTAATTACCAACACTTGTcgtttatttttaatgatTATACGGTTGACGAAGGCGGGATCAATGCGTGTTCGTGGTTGGTCAAGTTTCCTGATTATAATGACATGTCAAAGTTTCAAACGGTGTTTCTTGGGTTGATGTATGAGACGTTGAATAGACGGAAATGGGGAGAAACAGAGGAGCACgattattttgttgatgcATTTTCTCGGGTTAGTATTGGTGATGCCAAGGATTTGGAGAgtgaggaagaagaagaaagtgaAGAGGAAAACGAAGGCGATGGTCCTGTGAAATGGGAAACTGAGAAAAACGAAAAGAATAGCAGTTTGACTGTCGGGTACGCCAAGGATAGGTCGTATGTTGTTCGTGGCGACAAGATTGGGGTTTTCAGTGAAGATGATGCAGGTCAACTCAACTTCCAGACGGCAATTATCAATGTTGCAGACTTGAAGGGTAAGCATTTTAGTCCCGAGAAAATGCTTCTTCACCAGCAGGACCAGTATATGATTATTTCGAACCCGCAGTTTGACGATAAGGCCTTGTACAAGATGGATCTTACACGGGGAAAGATTGTTGAGGAGTGGGAGGTGTCCAAAGATGTGCCAGTCAAGTCGTATGCGCCAACATCAAAGTTTGCCCAATTGACTGATGAACAGACGTTGACGGGTATTTCGTCGAATGGGTTGTTTACTATTGACCCGAGGTTGAGTGGCACAAAGTTGGTGAATGACAAAACGTACAAGGCATACAAAACCACCAACAACCAGTTTCAGACATTGGCAACTACCGACAAGGGCTATATTGCGTTGGGGTCCGGCAAGGGTGATATCAGGCTTTTCGATAGATTAGGTGCTAATGCGAAGACGGCGTTGCCGTCGTTGGGGGATCCGATTATTGGGATTGATGTGTCGAAGGATGGTAGGTGGTTACTTGCCACATGCAAGACGTACTTGTTGTTAATTGATAACAAGATCAGTGATGGTCAAAAGAATGCTGGCAAGTTGGGGTTTACGAATTATTTCGACAAGGACAAGAAGCCCACGCCAAGACGACTTGCGTTAAAGCCCGAGCACGAAGCGTATATGGTGAGAGAGAATGGAGGGAAACAGTTGCTGTTTACGCCTGCGTATTTCAATACTGGCCGTGACTCTAAAGAAACTACAATCGTCACCTCGTTGGGCAAGTATGTTGTTACGTGGTCGATGGGCAAAGTGTTGTTGGACAAGGAGAACCCGTATTTGGTGAAGAGGTACACGCAAAACGTTATTGCTGATAATTTCAAGTTTGGGTCGAACAACGAAGTGATTATGGCGTTACAGGATGATGTTTCTATGGTAAGTAGACGTAGTTTAGCTAACCCAAAGAATGTATTTAagtaa